The following proteins come from a genomic window of Gallus gallus isolate bGalGal1 chromosome 22, bGalGal1.mat.broiler.GRCg7b, whole genome shotgun sequence:
- the FGFR1 gene encoding fibroblast growth factor receptor 1 isoform X5, whose protein sequence is MFTWRCLILWAVLVTATLSAARPAPTLPDQDALPSAEDDDDEDDSSSEEKEADNTKPNQAVAPYWTYPEKMEKKLHAVPAAKTVKFKCPSGGTPNPTLRWLKNGKEFKPDHRIGGYKVRYATWSIIMDSVVPSDKGNYTCIVENKYGSINHTYQLDVVERSPHRPILQAGLPANKTVALGSNVEFVCKVYSDPQPHIQWLKHIEVNGSKIGPDNLPYVQILKHSGINSSDAEVLTLYNVTEAESGEYVCKVSNYIGEANQSAWLTVTRPLAKATEQSPAMMTSPLYLEIIIYCTGAFLISCMVVTVIIYKMKSTTKKTDFNSQLAVHKLAKSIPLRRQVTVSADSSSSMNSGVMLVRPSRLSSSGTPMLAGVSEYELPEDPRWELPRDRLILGKPLGEGCFGQVVLAEAIGLDKDKPNRVTKVAVKMLKSDATEKDLSDLISEMEMMKMIGKHKNIINLLGACTQDGPLYVIVEYASKGNLREYLQARRPPGMEYCYNPTRIPEEQLSFKDLVSCAYQVARGMEYLASKKCIHRDLAARNVLVTEDNVMKIADFGLARDIHHIDYYKKTTNGRLPVKWMAPEALFDRIYTHQSDVWSFGVLLWEIFTLGGSPYPGVPVEELFKLLKEGHRMDKPSNCTNELYMMMRDCWHAVPSQRPTFKQLVEDLDRIVAMTSNQEYLDLSVPLDQYSPGFPATRSSTCSSGEDSVFSHDPLPDEPCLPRCPPHSHGALKRH, encoded by the exons ACGCACTCCCTTCTGCAgaggatgatgatgatgaagatgattcCTCCTCGGAGGAGAAGGAGGCGGATAACACCAAGCCGAACC AGGCTGTAGCTCCTTACTGGACCTATCCCGAGAAGATGGAGAAGAAGCTGCATGCCGTCCCCGCTGCCAAAACAGTGAAATTCAAGTGCCCCTCAGGTGGGACGCCCAACCCCACGCTGCGCTGGCTGAAGAACGGCAAGGAGTTCAAGCCTGACCACCGCATCGGGGGGTACAAG GTCCGCTATGCCACCTGGAGCATCATCATGGACTCGGTGGTGCCATCAGATAAGGGCAACTACACGTGCATCGTGGAGAACAAATACGGGAGCATCAACCACACCTACCAGCTGGATGTCGTGG AGCGCTCCCCGCATCGGCCCATCCTGCAGGCAGGGCTCCCCGCCAACAAAACGGTGGCCCTGGGCAGCAACGTGGAGTTTGTCTGCAAGGTCTACAGCGACCCGCAGCCCCACATCCAGTGGCTGAAACACATCGAGGTGAACGGCAGCAAGATCGGCCCCGACAACTTGCCCTACGTGCAGATCCTGAAG CACTCGGGAATTAATAGCTCTGATGCGGAGGTGCTGACCCTGTATAATGTGACAGAGGCGGAGAGCGGGGAGTATGTTTGTAAGGTTTCCAATTATATTGGCGAGGCCAACCAGTCTGCGTGGCTCACTGTCACCAGACCTCTGGCAAAAG CTACTGAGCAGTCACCAGCCATGATGACGTCCCCCCTCTACCTGGAGATCATCATTTACTGCACCGGCGCCTTCCTCATCTCCTGCATGGTGGTGACAGTCATCATCTACAAGATGAAGAGCACCACCAAGAAGACAGACTTCAACAGCCAGCTGGCCGTGCACAAGCTGGCCAAGAGCATCCCACTGCGCAGACAGGTAACA gtgtCAGCAGATTCCAGCTCCTCCATGAACTCGGGTGTGATGTTGGTGCGGCCCTCACGGCTCTCCTCCAGCGGAACCCCCATGCTGGCCGGCGTCTCCGAGTATGAGCTGCCCGAGGACCCGCGCTGGGAGCTGCCACGGGACAG GCTGATCCTGGGCAAGCCGCTGGGAGAAGGCTGCTTTGGGCAGGTGGTGCTGGCGGAGGCCATCGGCCTGGACAAGGACAAGCCAAACCGCGTCACCAAAGTGGCTGTAAAGATGCTCAAGT CCGATGCCACAGAGAAGGACCTGTCCGACCTCATCTCCGAGAtggagatgatgaagatgatCGGCAAGCACAAGAACATCATCAACCTGCTGGGTGCCTGCACGCAGGACG GGCCCCTCTATGTCATCGTGGAGTACGCCAGCAAAGGCAACCTGCGTGAGTACCTGCAGGCACGGCGCCCACCGGGCATGGAGTACTGCTACAACCCCACACGCATCCCCGAGGAGCAGCTCTCCTTCAAGGACCTGGTGTCCTGCGCGTACCAGGTGGCACGCGGCATGGAGTACCTGGCCTCCAAAAAG TGCATCCACAGGGACCTGGCGGCCAGGAACGTGCTGGTGACCGAGGACAACGTGATGAAGATCGCTGACTTCGGGCTGGCCCGCGACATCCACCACATCGATTACTACAAGAAGACGACAAAC GGCCGCTTGCCGGTGAAGTGGATGGCCCCGGAGGCTCTGTTCGACCGAATATACACCCATCAGAGTGATGT TTGGTCCTTCggtgtgctgctgtgggagatCTTCACGCTGGGCGGTTCGCCCTACCCCGGCGTGCCCGTGGAGGAGCTCTTCAAGCTGCTGAAGGAAGGCCACAGGATGGACAAGCCCAGCAACTGCACCAACGAGCT GTACATGATGATGCGCGACTGCTGGCACGCCGTGCCCTCCCAGCGCCCCACCTTCAAGCAGCTGGTGGAGGACCTGGACAGGATCGTGGCCATGACCTCCAATCAG GAGTACCTGGACCTGTCGGTGCCGTTGGATCAGTACTCGCCCGGCTTCCCGGCCACGCGCAGCTCCACCTGCTCCTCGGGGGAGGACTCGGTGTTCTCCCACGACCCGCTGCCCGACGAGCCCTGCCTGCCGCGCTGCCCCCCGCACAGCCACGGAGCGCTGAAGCGGCACTGA
- the FGFR1 gene encoding fibroblast growth factor receptor 1 isoform X6, with amino-acid sequence MFTWRCLILWAVLVTATLSAARPAPTLPDQDALPSAEDDDDEDDSSSEEKEADNTKPNQAVAPYWTYPEKMEKKLHAVPAAKTVKFKCPSGGTPNPTLRWLKNGKEFKPDHRIGGYKVRYATWSIIMDSVVPSDKGNYTCIVENKYGSINHTYQLDVVERSPHRPILQAGLPANKTVALGSNVEFVCKVYSDPQPHIQWLKHIEVNGSKIGPDNLPYVQILKTAGVNTTDKEMEVLHLRNVSFEDAGEYTCLAGNSIGISHHSAWLTVLEATEQSPAMMTSPLYLEIIIYCTGAFLISCMVVTVIIYKMKSTTKKTDFNSQLAVHKLAKSIPLRRQVSADSSSSMNSGVMLVRPSRLSSSGTPMLAGVSEYELPEDPRWELPRDRLILGKPLGEGCFGQVVLAEAIGLDKDKPNRVTKVAVKMLKSDATEKDLSDLISEMEMMKMIGKHKNIINLLGACTQDGPLYVIVEYASKGNLREYLQARRPPGMEYCYNPTRIPEEQLSFKDLVSCAYQVARGMEYLASKKCIHRDLAARNVLVTEDNVMKIADFGLARDIHHIDYYKKTTNGRLPVKWMAPEALFDRIYTHQSDVWSFGVLLWEIFTLGGSPYPGVPVEELFKLLKEGHRMDKPSNCTNELYMMMRDCWHAVPSQRPTFKQLVEDLDRIVAMTSNQEYLDLSVPLDQYSPGFPATRSSTCSSGEDSVFSHDPLPDEPCLPRCPPHSHGALKRH; translated from the exons ACGCACTCCCTTCTGCAgaggatgatgatgatgaagatgattcCTCCTCGGAGGAGAAGGAGGCGGATAACACCAAGCCGAACC AGGCTGTAGCTCCTTACTGGACCTATCCCGAGAAGATGGAGAAGAAGCTGCATGCCGTCCCCGCTGCCAAAACAGTGAAATTCAAGTGCCCCTCAGGTGGGACGCCCAACCCCACGCTGCGCTGGCTGAAGAACGGCAAGGAGTTCAAGCCTGACCACCGCATCGGGGGGTACAAG GTCCGCTATGCCACCTGGAGCATCATCATGGACTCGGTGGTGCCATCAGATAAGGGCAACTACACGTGCATCGTGGAGAACAAATACGGGAGCATCAACCACACCTACCAGCTGGATGTCGTGG AGCGCTCCCCGCATCGGCCCATCCTGCAGGCAGGGCTCCCCGCCAACAAAACGGTGGCCCTGGGCAGCAACGTGGAGTTTGTCTGCAAGGTCTACAGCGACCCGCAGCCCCACATCCAGTGGCTGAAACACATCGAGGTGAACGGCAGCAAGATCGGCCCCGACAACTTGCCCTACGTGCAGATCCTGAAG ACGGCTGGCGTTAACACGACAGACAAAGAGATGGAAGTCCTTCACTTAAGGAATGTCTCATTTGAGGATGCTGGGGAGTATACATGTTTGGCGGGTAATTCTATTGGGATCTCCCATCACTCTGCATGGTTGACAGTTCTCGAAG CTACTGAGCAGTCACCAGCCATGATGACGTCCCCCCTCTACCTGGAGATCATCATTTACTGCACCGGCGCCTTCCTCATCTCCTGCATGGTGGTGACAGTCATCATCTACAAGATGAAGAGCACCACCAAGAAGACAGACTTCAACAGCCAGCTGGCCGTGCACAAGCTGGCCAAGAGCATCCCACTGCGCAGACAG gtgtCAGCAGATTCCAGCTCCTCCATGAACTCGGGTGTGATGTTGGTGCGGCCCTCACGGCTCTCCTCCAGCGGAACCCCCATGCTGGCCGGCGTCTCCGAGTATGAGCTGCCCGAGGACCCGCGCTGGGAGCTGCCACGGGACAG GCTGATCCTGGGCAAGCCGCTGGGAGAAGGCTGCTTTGGGCAGGTGGTGCTGGCGGAGGCCATCGGCCTGGACAAGGACAAGCCAAACCGCGTCACCAAAGTGGCTGTAAAGATGCTCAAGT CCGATGCCACAGAGAAGGACCTGTCCGACCTCATCTCCGAGAtggagatgatgaagatgatCGGCAAGCACAAGAACATCATCAACCTGCTGGGTGCCTGCACGCAGGACG GGCCCCTCTATGTCATCGTGGAGTACGCCAGCAAAGGCAACCTGCGTGAGTACCTGCAGGCACGGCGCCCACCGGGCATGGAGTACTGCTACAACCCCACACGCATCCCCGAGGAGCAGCTCTCCTTCAAGGACCTGGTGTCCTGCGCGTACCAGGTGGCACGCGGCATGGAGTACCTGGCCTCCAAAAAG TGCATCCACAGGGACCTGGCGGCCAGGAACGTGCTGGTGACCGAGGACAACGTGATGAAGATCGCTGACTTCGGGCTGGCCCGCGACATCCACCACATCGATTACTACAAGAAGACGACAAAC GGCCGCTTGCCGGTGAAGTGGATGGCCCCGGAGGCTCTGTTCGACCGAATATACACCCATCAGAGTGATGT TTGGTCCTTCggtgtgctgctgtgggagatCTTCACGCTGGGCGGTTCGCCCTACCCCGGCGTGCCCGTGGAGGAGCTCTTCAAGCTGCTGAAGGAAGGCCACAGGATGGACAAGCCCAGCAACTGCACCAACGAGCT GTACATGATGATGCGCGACTGCTGGCACGCCGTGCCCTCCCAGCGCCCCACCTTCAAGCAGCTGGTGGAGGACCTGGACAGGATCGTGGCCATGACCTCCAATCAG GAGTACCTGGACCTGTCGGTGCCGTTGGATCAGTACTCGCCCGGCTTCCCGGCCACGCGCAGCTCCACCTGCTCCTCGGGGGAGGACTCGGTGTTCTCCCACGACCCGCTGCCCGACGAGCCCTGCCTGCCGCGCTGCCCCCCGCACAGCCACGGAGCGCTGAAGCGGCACTGA